Proteins encoded together in one Microcebus murinus isolate Inina chromosome 16, M.murinus_Inina_mat1.0, whole genome shotgun sequence window:
- the CEBPB gene encoding CCAAT/enhancer-binding protein beta, with amino-acid sequence MQRLVAWDPACLPLPPPPAFKSMEVANFYYEADCLAAAYGGKAPPAARAGPRPPAAELGSIGDHERAIDFSPYLEPLGAPQAPAPAPAADTFEAAPPAPAPAPASSGQHHDFLSDLFSDDYGGKNCKKAAEYGYVSLGRLGAAKGALHPGCFAPLHPPPPPPPPPPPAELKAEPGFEPADCKRKEEAGAPGGGAAGMAAGFPYALRAYLGYQAVPSGSSGSLSTSSSSSPPGTPSPADAKAPPAACYAGAAPAPAQGKSKAKKTVDKHSDEYKIRRERNNIAVRKSRDKAKMRNLETQHKVLELTAENERLQKKVEQLSRELSTLRNLFKQLPEPLLAASGHC; translated from the coding sequence ATGCAACGCCTGGTGGCCTGGGACCCAGCATGTCTgcccctgccgccgccgccagcctTTAAATCCATGGAAGTGGCTAACTTCTACTACGAGGCGGACTGCTTGGCTGCTGCGTACGGCGGCAAGGCGCCCCCCGCGGCCAGAGCCGGGCCGCGCCCCCCCGCCGCCGAGCTGGGTAGCATCGGCGACCACGAGCGCGCCATCGACTTCAGCCCGTACCTGGAGCCGCTGGGCGCGCCGCAGGCCCCGGCGCCGGCCCCGGCCGCGGACACCTTCGAGGCGGctccgcccgcgcccgcccccgcgcccgcctCCTCCGGGCAGCACCACGACTTCCTCTCCGACCTCTTCTCCGACGACTACGGGGGCAAGAACTGCAAGAAGGCGGCCGAGTACGGCTACGTGAGCCTGGGGCGCCTGGGGGCCGCCAAGGGCGCGCTGCACCCCGGCTGCTTCGCGCCCCTgcacccgccgccgccgccgccgccgccgccgccgcccgccgagCTCAAGGCGGAGCCGGGCTTCGAGCCCGCGGACTGCAAGCGGAAGGAGGAGGCCGGAGCGCCGGGCGGCGGCGCCGCAGGCATGGCGGCCGGCTTCCCGTACGCGCTGCGCGCCTACCTCGGCTACCAGGCGGTGCCGAGCGGCAGCAGCGGGAGCCTGTCCACGTCCTCGTCGTCCAGCCCGCCCGGCACGCCGAGCCCCGCCGACGCCAAGGCGCCCCCGGCCGCCTGCTACGCGGgggccgcgcccgcgcccgcgcagGGCAAGAGCAAGGCCAAGAAGACCGTGGACAAGCACAGCGACGAGTACAAGATCCGGCGCGAGCGCAACAACATCGCCGTGCGCAAGAGCCGCGACAAGGCCAAGATGCGCAACCTGGAGACGCAGCACAAGGTCCTGGAGCTCACGGCCGAGAACGAGCGGCTGCAGAAGAAGGTGGAGCAGCTGTCGCGCGAGCTCAGCACGCTGCGGAACTTGTTCAAGCAGCTGCCCGAGCCCCTGCTCGCCGCCTCCGGCCACTGCTAG